In Pseudomonas fluorescens, the following are encoded in one genomic region:
- the adk gene encoding adenylate kinase, translating to MRVILLGAPGAGKGTQAKFITEKFGIPQISTGDMLRAAVKAGTELGIKAKSIMDAGGLVSDDLIIALVKDRIAQSDCANGFLFDGFPRTIPQAEALVTAGVELDAVVEIAVEDEEIVQRIAGRRVHEASGRVYHIVYNPPKVAGKDDVTGEELVQRKDDTEETVRHRLSVYHSQTKPLVDFYQKLSAANGKPQYSHIEGVGSVEAITAKVLAALS from the coding sequence ATGCGCGTCATTCTGCTGGGAGCTCCCGGGGCCGGTAAAGGTACTCAGGCTAAGTTCATCACCGAAAAATTCGGCATTCCGCAAATCTCCACCGGCGACATGTTGCGTGCAGCGGTCAAGGCCGGCACCGAGTTGGGCATCAAGGCCAAGAGCATCATGGATGCCGGCGGCCTGGTGTCCGATGACCTGATCATCGCACTGGTCAAGGACCGCATCGCCCAGTCCGACTGCGCCAACGGTTTCCTGTTCGACGGCTTCCCGCGCACCATTCCCCAGGCTGAAGCCCTGGTGACGGCCGGCGTCGAGCTGGATGCAGTGGTGGAAATCGCCGTTGAAGACGAAGAGATCGTCCAGCGTATCGCCGGTCGCCGTGTTCACGAGGCCAGCGGCCGCGTGTACCACATCGTCTACAACCCGCCGAAAGTGGCCGGTAAAGACGACGTCACCGGTGAAGAGCTGGTGCAGCGCAAGGACGACACCGAAGAAACCGTGCGTCATCGCCTGTCGGTCTACCACTCCCAGACCAAGCCGCTGGTGGATTTCTACCAGAAGCTGTCGGCTGCCAATGGCAAGCCGCAGTACAGCCACATCGAAGGCGTCGGTTCGGTTGAAGCGATCACCGCCAAGGTGCTTGCAGCCCTGAGCTGA
- the tsaB gene encoding tRNA (adenosine(37)-N6)-threonylcarbamoyltransferase complex dimerization subunit type 1 TsaB, with the protein MSTLLALDTATEACSVALLHDGKVTSHYEVIPRLHAQKLLPMIKQLLADAGTTLQAVDAIAFGRGPGAFTGVRIAIGVVQGLAFALDRPVLPVSNLAVLAQRALREHGATQVAAAIDARMDEVYWGCYRETAGEMRLMGAEAVLPPESAALPADASGEWFGAGTGWGYGERIAVSLSGQDAGMLPHAQDLLTLARFAWERGEAIVADEAQPVYLRDKVATPKAR; encoded by the coding sequence ATGAGCACCTTGCTGGCCCTGGACACCGCGACCGAAGCTTGCTCCGTTGCCTTGCTGCATGACGGCAAGGTCACGAGCCATTACGAGGTGATCCCGCGCCTGCACGCGCAGAAGCTGTTGCCGATGATCAAGCAATTGCTGGCCGATGCCGGGACCACGCTGCAAGCGGTCGATGCCATTGCGTTCGGCCGTGGCCCGGGCGCCTTCACCGGCGTGCGCATCGCCATTGGTGTGGTGCAAGGCCTGGCGTTTGCCTTGGATCGCCCGGTGTTGCCGGTGTCGAACCTGGCCGTACTGGCGCAACGTGCGCTGCGCGAACATGGCGCCACTCAGGTCGCCGCCGCCATCGATGCGCGCATGGATGAAGTGTATTGGGGTTGCTACCGCGAAACGGCCGGGGAAATGCGCCTGATGGGTGCGGAAGCGGTACTGCCGCCGGAGTCCGCTGCATTGCCGGCCGATGCCAGTGGCGAATGGTTCGGCGCAGGCACCGGTTGGGGTTATGGCGAGCGTATCGCCGTCAGCCTGAGCGGGCAGGATGCGGGCATGTTGCCCCATGCGCAAGACTTGCTGACTTTGGCGCGGTTTGCCTGGGAACGCGGCGAGGCGATCGTGGCCGATGAGGCGCAGCCGGTTTATCTGCGCGATAAAGTGGCGACGCCTAAAGCTCGATAG
- a CDS encoding DUF72 domain-containing protein: MLLPYYLGCPSWSENAWRDYLYPPDAKPADFLDLYSQVFNAVEGNTTFYASPAASTVQRWADTMPEHFRFTAKFPGEISHGGDLREQLTAAETFTQLLSPLGERVSPLWLQLSKSFTPQRLPELAGFIDALQRPLAVEVRHDEFFAKGDSERMLNRLLLDRGVERICLDPRALFSCTSTEPSVLHAQSKKPRVPPRPAAFTQFPQVRFIGHPTLEANDTFLEPWVEKIALWIEEGRTPYIFLHTADNLLAAKLAQRFHARLMLRLPGLPALPELYREPVAEQLGLL; encoded by the coding sequence ATGTTGCTGCCGTATTACCTCGGATGCCCGTCCTGGAGCGAAAACGCCTGGCGCGACTACCTGTATCCGCCGGACGCCAAACCCGCCGATTTTCTTGATCTCTATTCCCAAGTATTCAATGCCGTAGAAGGCAACACGACCTTCTACGCGAGCCCGGCTGCCAGCACCGTGCAGCGCTGGGCCGACACCATGCCCGAACACTTTCGCTTCACCGCCAAGTTTCCCGGCGAGATCAGCCACGGCGGTGACCTGCGCGAGCAGCTGACCGCCGCCGAGACCTTCACTCAGTTGCTCAGCCCTCTCGGTGAGCGGGTGTCGCCACTGTGGTTACAGCTGTCGAAAAGCTTCACGCCCCAACGTTTGCCTGAGCTGGCCGGATTTATCGATGCCCTGCAGCGACCGCTGGCCGTTGAAGTGCGGCATGACGAGTTTTTCGCCAAGGGTGACAGCGAGCGAATGCTCAACCGCCTGCTGCTGGATCGCGGAGTCGAACGCATCTGTCTCGATCCCCGGGCGCTGTTCAGTTGCACCTCGACCGAGCCTTCGGTGCTTCATGCCCAATCGAAGAAACCCCGGGTGCCACCGCGCCCCGCGGCATTCACGCAATTCCCGCAGGTGCGTTTTATCGGTCATCCGACGCTTGAGGCCAACGATACGTTCCTGGAGCCATGGGTCGAGAAAATCGCGTTATGGATCGAAGAAGGTCGCACGCCGTACATCTTCCTGCACACCGCCGACAACCTGCTGGCCGCGAAACTGGCGCAGCGTTTTCACGCCAGGCTGATGCTGCGTTTGCCTGGCTTGCCGGCGCTGCCTGAGCTATACAGAGAGCCCGTCGCCGAGCAACTTGGCCTGCTCTGA
- a CDS encoding isocitrate lyase/phosphoenolpyruvate mutase family protein: MDAQTLRAQAFKALHERPGAFVIPNPWDAGSAKMLASLGFEALATTSAGYAFSQGRADGGLTLDDTLMNVQAIVAATDLPVAVDLENGFADNPADCAKSILRAAEAGAIGGSIEDATGREEGPIYCFEHAVARIEAAVAAARSLPFHFTLTARAENFLHGNPDLADTIRRLQAFAEAGADVLYAPGLRSAEDVLAVVRAVAPKPVNVLMSGGLKLTVAQLGEMGVKRISVGSALALAAYGEFFRAAEEIQTSGTFDFTSRSMPYQKANQFFKG; the protein is encoded by the coding sequence ATGGATGCGCAAACCCTTCGAGCCCAGGCGTTCAAAGCCCTTCATGAACGCCCCGGGGCTTTTGTGATTCCCAATCCGTGGGATGCAGGTTCAGCGAAAATGCTCGCCAGCCTCGGCTTTGAGGCGCTGGCGACCACCAGCGCCGGTTATGCCTTTTCCCAGGGCCGTGCCGATGGCGGATTGACCCTCGACGACACCCTGATGAACGTTCAGGCGATTGTCGCCGCCACCGACCTGCCGGTTGCCGTGGACCTGGAAAACGGCTTTGCCGACAACCCGGCCGATTGCGCCAAAAGTATTTTGCGTGCGGCAGAGGCTGGAGCCATCGGTGGTTCGATCGAAGATGCCACTGGCCGCGAAGAAGGTCCGATCTACTGTTTCGAACATGCCGTGGCGCGCATCGAAGCCGCTGTGGCTGCCGCTCGTAGCTTGCCGTTCCACTTTACGTTGACTGCCCGGGCGGAAAACTTCCTGCACGGCAATCCCGATCTGGCCGACACCATCCGCCGCTTGCAGGCATTCGCCGAGGCCGGTGCCGATGTGCTCTACGCACCCGGCTTGCGCAGCGCCGAGGATGTGCTGGCGGTGGTGCGCGCCGTGGCGCCAAAACCGGTGAATGTGTTGATGTCGGGCGGCTTGAAGCTGACGGTCGCACAGTTGGGTGAGATGGGCGTCAAACGCATCAGCGTCGGTTCGGCGCTGGCATTGGCGGCCTATGGCGAATTCTTTCGCGCCGCCGAAGAAATCCAGACGTCAGGTACGTTCGATTTCACGTCCCGGTCGATGCCGTACCAGAAGGCCAATCAGTTTTTCAAAGGCTGA
- a CDS encoding energy transducer TonB, which translates to MSDIQPTITGFISPYGDYNLRNTQALSGVSHIWQDFFARALAEQSGEVLPQSLNFPPVDLESPVEPTVGSELLEHIVSQRECEVKDNVIRPPEPLFLPIAEFEMDLADKPRPPFPADEIVAQQKQQDFESGWVRPIVLKAGQPVYEAGPAPQPRPLHLPIAEFELDLLDKPFPPFSPQERVEQQKQLDFDNGWARPIILQNLRIAA; encoded by the coding sequence ATGTCAGACATTCAACCCACAATCACAGGTTTTATCTCGCCCTACGGCGACTACAACCTGCGAAACACCCAGGCACTGAGCGGCGTCAGCCACATCTGGCAGGATTTCTTTGCCCGGGCGCTGGCCGAACAGTCGGGTGAAGTGCTGCCGCAATCGCTGAATTTCCCACCGGTCGATCTCGAAAGCCCTGTTGAACCGACCGTCGGCAGCGAGCTGCTGGAGCACATCGTGTCCCAGCGCGAATGCGAGGTGAAAGACAATGTAATCCGCCCGCCCGAGCCGCTGTTCCTGCCGATTGCCGAATTCGAAATGGACCTGGCCGACAAACCACGCCCACCGTTCCCGGCGGATGAAATCGTCGCCCAGCAAAAACAGCAGGACTTCGAAAGCGGCTGGGTTCGCCCGATCGTGCTGAAAGCCGGTCAGCCGGTATACGAAGCAGGCCCTGCCCCGCAACCGCGCCCGCTGCACCTGCCCATCGCCGAGTTCGAACTCGACCTGCTCGACAAGCCGTTCCCGCCGTTCTCGCCGCAAGAACGGGTGGAGCAGCAGAAACAACTCGATTTCGACAATGGCTGGGCGCGCCCGATCATCTTGCAGAACCTGCGCATCGCCGCCTGA
- a CDS encoding class I SAM-dependent methyltransferase yields the protein MDQPAACRIHVQALDAAFEPQAEQWAERLGLPMQVADGEFALQVGDMGLQLQQLGPDAPGPVRVDFVEGGAAHRRLYGGGSGQMIAKAVGVAQGVRPRVLDATAGLGKDAFVLASLGCEMSLIERQPLIGALLEDGLARGAEDFDVAPIVARMRLLKGNSIEVMRNWEGEPPQVIYLDPMFPHREKTALVKKEMRLFRPLVGDDPDAPALLEAALALASHRVVVKRPRKAPCIEGPKPSHALDGKSSRYDIYPKKALKP from the coding sequence ATTGATCAACCTGCGGCCTGCCGCATCCATGTCCAGGCCCTCGACGCGGCTTTCGAGCCACAAGCCGAGCAATGGGCTGAGCGCCTGGGCTTGCCAATGCAAGTGGCGGACGGCGAATTTGCCTTGCAGGTGGGTGACATGGGCTTGCAATTGCAACAGCTGGGGCCGGATGCGCCGGGGCCGGTGCGGGTGGACTTCGTCGAGGGCGGTGCGGCCCATCGCCGGTTGTATGGTGGTGGCAGCGGACAGATGATCGCCAAGGCTGTTGGCGTCGCCCAAGGCGTGCGCCCGCGGGTACTGGACGCCACGGCGGGGCTGGGCAAGGACGCGTTCGTGCTGGCCAGCCTTGGTTGCGAGATGAGCCTGATCGAGCGTCAGCCGTTGATTGGTGCCTTGCTCGAGGATGGCCTGGCCCGTGGCGCGGAAGATTTCGACGTGGCACCGATCGTGGCGCGCATGCGCTTGCTCAAAGGAAATTCGATCGAGGTCATGCGCAATTGGGAAGGCGAACCGCCGCAGGTGATCTACCTTGACCCGATGTTCCCGCACCGCGAGAAAACCGCGCTGGTGAAGAAGGAAATGCGCCTGTTCCGGCCGCTGGTGGGCGATGACCCGGATGCGCCGGCATTGCTTGAGGCCGCGTTGGCTTTGGCCAGCCATCGGGTGGTGGTCAAGCGTCCGCGCAAGGCGCCGTGCATCGAAGGGCCGAAGCCGAGTCATGCGCTGGATGGCAAGTCCAGTCGGTATGACATTTATCCGAAGAAGGCTTTGAAGCCTTAA
- a CDS encoding TetR/AcrR family transcriptional regulator, producing the protein MPNNLSAPNGPGRPKDMVKRQAILDAAKALFLSKGYANTSMDAVAAEAGVSKLTVYSHFNDKETLFSSAVMAKCEEQLPPLFFELPEGVAVETVLLNIARGFHQLINSDESVNLHRLMMTLGSQDPKLSQIFFEAGPERMLHGMERLLSKIDESGVLRIDKPHNAAEHFFCLLKGAGNFRLLYGCGEPLVGEEAESHVREVVGLFMRAYRPE; encoded by the coding sequence ATGCCAAACAATCTTTCAGCACCCAATGGCCCAGGCAGACCCAAGGACATGGTCAAGCGCCAGGCGATTCTCGATGCGGCCAAAGCGCTGTTTCTGAGTAAGGGTTATGCCAATACCAGCATGGATGCCGTCGCGGCCGAGGCCGGTGTGTCGAAGCTGACGGTCTATAGCCACTTCAACGACAAGGAGACGCTGTTCTCCTCTGCGGTGATGGCCAAGTGCGAGGAACAGTTGCCACCGCTGTTCTTCGAGTTGCCGGAAGGTGTGGCCGTGGAAACCGTGCTGCTGAATATCGCGCGCGGTTTTCACCAGCTGATCAACAGTGATGAATCGGTGAACCTGCACCGCTTGATGATGACCTTGGGCAGCCAGGACCCTAAGCTGTCGCAGATATTCTTCGAAGCCGGGCCGGAGCGCATGCTGCATGGCATGGAGCGCCTGCTGAGCAAGATCGATGAAAGTGGCGTGCTGCGCATCGACAAGCCGCACAACGCGGCCGAGCACTTCTTCTGCCTGCTCAAGGGCGCCGGGAATTTCCGTTTGCTGTACGGCTGCGGCGAGCCTCTGGTTGGCGAAGAGGCGGAGAGCCATGTGCGGGAAGTGGTGGGGTTGTTTATGCGGGCTTATCGGCCTGAGTGA
- a CDS encoding efflux RND transporter periplasmic adaptor subunit, with amino-acid sequence MFRYALPLALPVTLAFLLSACGHEEAPQVSVRPAMVVQPEPSAQAMESYPGEVRARYEPDLAFRIGGKVSRRLVEEGQRVKADQPLAELDPQDVRLQLEATRAQVAAAEANLNLVRSERDRYKTLMERQLVSRSQYDNAENLYRSGEARLKQIKAEFNVSNNQASYAVLRAPQDGVVAKRLVEVGQVVAAGQTVFTLATDGEREVLISLPEQNFGRFKVGEPVSVELWTQPDQRFEGRIRELSPSADPKSRTFAARIAFSSGKVPVELGQSARVFVQAADVVPLSVPLSALTAENGVTYVWVVSANNTLKKAPVRVGAFGEKTVPVLEGLNASDWVVAAGVHVLLEGQQVRPVDRSNRVVNLADKE; translated from the coding sequence ATGTTCCGCTATGCCTTGCCCCTCGCGTTGCCAGTCACCCTGGCTTTTTTATTGTCTGCGTGTGGTCACGAAGAGGCACCGCAGGTCAGCGTGCGCCCGGCCATGGTGGTCCAGCCAGAGCCTTCGGCGCAGGCCATGGAAAGCTATCCCGGTGAAGTTCGCGCGCGGTATGAGCCGGACCTGGCGTTCCGTATCGGCGGCAAAGTCAGCCGACGACTGGTCGAAGAGGGGCAGCGGGTCAAGGCCGATCAACCCTTGGCGGAGCTCGACCCCCAGGACGTGCGCCTGCAACTGGAGGCCACCCGGGCCCAGGTTGCAGCCGCCGAAGCCAATCTGAACCTGGTGCGTTCCGAGCGTGATCGCTACAAGACCCTGATGGAGCGCCAACTGGTCAGTCGTTCGCAATACGACAACGCGGAAAACCTCTACCGCTCCGGTGAGGCGCGCCTCAAGCAAATCAAAGCCGAATTCAACGTTTCCAATAACCAGGCCAGCTACGCCGTGTTGCGTGCGCCGCAGGACGGCGTCGTGGCCAAGCGTCTGGTGGAAGTCGGGCAAGTCGTGGCCGCCGGGCAAACGGTGTTCACACTGGCAACCGATGGCGAGCGTGAAGTCTTGATCAGCCTGCCGGAGCAGAACTTCGGTCGCTTCAAGGTCGGTGAGCCGGTGTCGGTGGAACTCTGGACCCAGCCCGATCAGCGATTCGAAGGGCGTATCCGTGAGCTGTCGCCGTCGGCTGATCCGAAATCGCGCACCTTCGCGGCCCGCATTGCCTTCAGTTCCGGCAAGGTTCCTGTCGAACTGGGCCAGAGCGCCCGAGTGTTTGTGCAGGCCGCCGACGTGGTTCCACTGTCCGTTCCGCTGTCTGCGCTGACGGCGGAAAACGGCGTGACCTATGTCTGGGTCGTCAGCGCCAATAACACCTTGAAAAAGGCCCCGGTGCGCGTCGGTGCCTTTGGCGAGAAAACCGTACCGGTGCTAGAAGGGCTCAACGCCAGCGACTGGGTGGTGGCCGCCGGTGTTCATGTGCTTCTCGAAGGGCAGCAGGTGCGCCCGGTGGATCGCTCCAATCGCGTGGTCAATCTGGCGGACAAGGAGTAA
- a CDS encoding efflux RND transporter permease subunit — protein MRFNVSEWALRNRQIVLFLMLLLAIVGALSYTKLGQSEDPPFTFKAMVIRTNWPGATAEEVSRQVTERIEKKLMETGEYDRIVSFSRPGESQVTFIARDSMHSVEIPELWYQVRKKISDIRHTLPPGIQGPFFNDEFGTTFGNIYALTGEGFDYAVLKDYADRIQIQLQRVKDVGKVELLGLQDEKVWIELSNVKLATLGLPLAVVQQALEEQNAVSTAGFFETSSERLQLRVTGNFQTVDEIKNFPIRVGDRTFRISDVADVRRGFNDPPAPRMRFMAQDAIGLAVAMKDGGDILVLGKALEIEFARIQKNLPAGMELRKVSDQPAAVKTGVGEFVQVLVEALAIVLLVSFFSLGVRTGMVVALAIPLVLAMTFACMYYLGIGLHKISLGALVLALGLLVDDAIIAVEMMAIKMEQGFDRVKAASYAWTSTAFPMLTGTLITAAGFLPIATAQSGTGEYTRSIFEVVTIALLASWVAAVVFVPYLGEKLLPDLAKIHAAKHGAGQPDPYATPFYQRVRRLVEWCVRWRKTVILATVLLFIGSIVLFRFVPQQFFPASGRLELMVDLKLAEGASLSNTADEVKRLEALLKDKAGIDNYVAYVGTGSPRFYLPLDQQLPAASFAQFVVLAKTIEERETLRTWLIATLNEQFPVLRSRVTRLENGPPVGYPVQFRVTGEHIEEVRALARKVAAKVRENPHVVNVHLDWEEPSKVVYLNIDQDRARALGVSTANLSRFLQSSLTGSSVSQYREDNELIEILLRGTLHERTELSLLPSLAVPTDNGRSVALSQIATLEYGFEEGIIWHRNRLPNVTVRADIYGKEQPATLVQQIMPTLDSIRAELPDGYLLDVGGTVEDSARGQNSVKAGVPLFIVVVLTLLMLQLRSFSRTAMVFLTAPLGLIGVTLFLLVFRQPFGFVAMLGTIALSGMIMRNSVILVDQIEQDIAAGLKPWQAIIEATVRRFRPIVLTAMAAVLAMIPLSRSVFFGPMAVAIMGGLIVATALTLLFLPALYAAWFRVRKESV, from the coding sequence ATGCGCTTCAACGTTTCCGAATGGGCGCTGCGTAATCGCCAGATCGTCCTGTTCCTGATGCTGTTGCTGGCCATCGTCGGCGCACTTTCCTACACCAAGCTCGGCCAGAGCGAGGATCCGCCGTTCACCTTCAAGGCCATGGTGATTCGCACCAACTGGCCGGGAGCGACCGCCGAGGAAGTCTCGCGCCAGGTCACCGAACGCATCGAAAAGAAGCTGATGGAAACCGGCGAATATGACCGCATCGTGTCGTTCTCCCGCCCCGGCGAATCCCAGGTGACGTTCATTGCGCGCGACTCCATGCACTCGGTGGAGATCCCGGAGCTCTGGTATCAGGTGCGCAAGAAGATCAGCGACATCCGTCATACCCTGCCGCCGGGGATTCAGGGGCCGTTCTTCAACGATGAATTCGGCACCACGTTCGGCAATATCTACGCCCTGACCGGCGAGGGTTTCGACTACGCCGTGCTCAAGGACTACGCCGACCGCATCCAGATCCAGCTGCAACGGGTCAAGGATGTGGGCAAGGTCGAACTGCTGGGGTTGCAGGACGAGAAAGTCTGGATCGAGCTCTCCAACGTCAAGCTCGCCACCCTCGGCTTGCCGCTGGCTGTCGTCCAGCAAGCCCTTGAAGAACAGAACGCGGTGTCCACGGCAGGTTTCTTCGAAACCAGCAGCGAGCGATTGCAGCTACGGGTGACGGGGAATTTTCAGACGGTCGACGAGATCAAGAACTTCCCGATCCGCGTCGGTGATCGCACCTTCCGCATCTCCGACGTGGCCGACGTGCGCCGTGGTTTCAACGATCCACCGGCGCCGCGCATGCGCTTCATGGCGCAGGACGCCATCGGCCTCGCGGTGGCGATGAAGGACGGCGGTGACATTCTGGTACTGGGCAAGGCGCTGGAAATCGAGTTCGCCCGCATCCAGAAAAACCTCCCGGCCGGTATGGAGCTGCGCAAGGTTTCCGACCAACCGGCTGCGGTGAAAACCGGTGTTGGCGAGTTCGTGCAAGTGCTGGTCGAGGCGCTGGCCATTGTGTTGCTGGTGAGCTTCTTCTCCCTCGGCGTGCGCACCGGCATGGTGGTGGCCCTGGCGATTCCGCTGGTGCTGGCGATGACGTTCGCCTGCATGTATTACCTCGGCATCGGCCTGCACAAGATCTCCCTCGGCGCGCTGGTACTGGCACTGGGCTTGCTGGTGGACGACGCGATCATCGCCGTGGAAATGATGGCGATCAAAATGGAGCAGGGCTTCGACCGGGTCAAAGCGGCGAGTTATGCCTGGACCAGTACCGCGTTCCCGATGCTCACCGGTACGCTGATCACCGCGGCCGGCTTCCTGCCGATTGCCACGGCGCAATCGGGCACTGGCGAATACACCCGTTCGATCTTCGAGGTGGTTACCATCGCGCTATTGGCGTCGTGGGTGGCCGCGGTGGTGTTCGTGCCGTACCTCGGGGAAAAACTCCTGCCGGACCTGGCGAAGATTCATGCCGCCAAACACGGTGCCGGCCAGCCCGATCCGTATGCCACGCCGTTTTATCAGCGCGTCCGGCGTCTGGTGGAGTGGTGCGTGCGCTGGCGCAAAACCGTGATCCTGGCGACCGTGCTGTTGTTCATTGGCTCCATCGTGCTGTTCCGCTTTGTGCCGCAGCAGTTCTTCCCGGCATCGGGTCGCCTGGAGTTGATGGTCGATCTGAAACTGGCCGAAGGCGCTTCGCTGAGCAACACCGCCGACGAGGTCAAGCGCCTCGAAGCGCTGCTCAAGGACAAGGCCGGGATCGACAATTACGTGGCCTATGTCGGTACCGGTTCGCCGCGTTTCTACCTACCGCTGGATCAACAGCTGCCGGCGGCGAGCTTCGCCCAGTTTGTCGTCCTGGCGAAAACCATCGAAGAACGGGAAACCCTGCGAACCTGGTTGATCGCAACCCTCAACGAGCAATTCCCGGTGCTGCGTTCGCGGGTCACGCGCCTGGAAAACGGTCCGCCGGTTGGCTATCCGGTGCAGTTCCGCGTGACCGGGGAGCACATCGAGGAAGTGCGGGCGCTGGCGCGCAAAGTCGCAGCCAAGGTTCGCGAGAACCCGCATGTGGTCAACGTCCACCTGGATTGGGAGGAGCCGAGCAAGGTTGTCTACCTGAACATCGATCAGGACCGCGCGCGGGCGCTGGGCGTGAGCACGGCGAACCTGTCGAGGTTCCTGCAAAGCTCCCTGACCGGTTCCAGTGTCAGCCAGTACCGTGAAGACAACGAGTTGATCGAGATCCTGTTGCGCGGCACCTTGCATGAGCGCACCGAGCTGTCATTGCTGCCGAGCCTGGCGGTGCCGACCGATAATGGTCGCAGTGTCGCGCTGTCGCAGATCGCGACCCTGGAGTACGGCTTCGAAGAGGGCATCATCTGGCACCGCAACCGCCTGCCCAACGTGACCGTTCGCGCTGACATCTATGGCAAGGAGCAACCGGCGACGCTGGTGCAGCAGATCATGCCGACCCTCGATTCGATCCGCGCTGAATTGCCGGATGGCTACTTGCTGGATGTCGGTGGCACGGTGGAAGACTCGGCGCGCGGACAGAACTCGGTGAAGGCCGGGGTGCCGTTGTTCATCGTGGTGGTGTTGACCTTGCTGATGCTGCAGCTGCGAAGTTTTTCGCGCACGGCGATGGTGTTCCTGACGGCGCCGCTGGGGTTGATCGGGGTGACGCTGTTTCTGTTGGTGTTTCGCCAGCCGTTCGGTTTCGTGGCCATGCTGGGGACCATCGCGTTGTCGGGGATGATCATGCGTAACTCGGTGATTCTGGTGGATCAGATCGAGCAGGATATCGCGGCGGGTTTGAAGCCTTGGCAGGCGATCATCGAGGCGACGGTGCGGCGGTTCCGGCCGATTGTGCTGACGGCGATGGCGGCGGTGTTGGCGATGATTCCGTTGTCGCGCAGTGTGTTTTTCGGGCCGATGGCGGTGGCGATCATGGGGGGGTTGATTGTGGCCACTGCGTTGACGCTGCTGTTTTTGCCTGCCCTCTATGCCGCCTGGTTTCGGGTTCGCAAAGAGTCGGTTTGA
- a CDS encoding DUF6124 family protein, which translates to MIKDSPDYSAAESEKQTRTSYRPCPIFTIRPGVNSETLLVHAYETLASANVMATELSSILSGPTCNLALGIQQMIVLAQLSVNRVLDQLDPQQ; encoded by the coding sequence ATGATCAAAGACAGTCCTGATTACTCTGCCGCCGAATCCGAAAAACAAACGAGAACTTCATACCGCCCCTGCCCAATTTTCACTATCCGCCCAGGTGTCAATTCCGAAACTCTCCTAGTCCATGCCTACGAAACCCTTGCCTCAGCGAATGTGATGGCAACCGAACTGTCGTCCATCCTGAGCGGCCCAACCTGCAATCTTGCACTCGGCATTCAGCAGATGATTGTTCTGGCGCAGCTATCAGTGAACCGCGTCCTCGATCAGCTGGATCCGCAGCAATAG